From a region of the Narcine bancroftii isolate sNarBan1 chromosome 5, sNarBan1.hap1, whole genome shotgun sequence genome:
- the LOC138764432 gene encoding thioredoxin-interacting protein-like isoform X1 — translation MGVTKHLLDSFEVHFSGSPRSYVAGDKVAGRLEVRPARQLRVTAVRVVALGYARAELSKGSQPLRQQQEYLRYRDTLQADGELPTDGPVLLQPGKMYTYSFSFQLPEGPLPPSFKGKYGGVCYLVTACIDQEKTPTLEVSKNFEVMESIDVNTPMLLSPVSGSNKKNLTCFFLSDGYVCIAAKIDRKGYCQGDEICINAQFQNSCSRIIVPKAAILAKQTYRVNGNTKVYKEKLSSVRGNHIISGRSDSWCGKCLQVPKVKPSIKCNLICLEYSLLIYVHIPGSKKLILDLPLVIGTIPFSGMDSRSSSLASDCSVSSSTMSWPHMEFPESMSSSSSMDNHRMECPTTPLLDECDEIPQSPIFMKYPFNYSPACREQVDENGNNELVVQ, via the exons ATGGGAGTCACCAAGCACCTGCTCGACTCGTTTGAGGTGCACTTCAGCGGCTCGCCGCGCAGCTACGTGGCCGGCGACAAGGTGGCTGGCCGGTTGGAGGTGCGGCCCGCCCGCCAACTGCGGGTCACCGCCGTGCGCGTCGTGGCCTTGGGGTACGCCCGCGCCGAGCTGAGCAAAGGCTCGCAGCCGCTCCGCCAGCAGCAGGAGTACCTGCGCTACCGGGACACGCTGCAGGCCGATGGGGAGCTGCCGACAG ATGGCCCAGTGCTCCTCCAACCAGGGAAGATGTACACGTACAGTTTCAGCTTCCAGTTGCCTGAAGG GCCCCTTCCTCCATCGTTCAAAGGGAAATACGGTGGGGTGTGCTACTTGGTCACAGCCTGCATCGACCAGGAGAAGACCCCGACTTTGGAAGTCAGCAAGAACTTTGAGGTGATGGAGTCCATTGACGTTAACACACCAATGCTACTG TCGCCTGTTAGTGGTTCCAACAAGAAGAACCTGACTTGTTTCTTCCTTTCCGATGGCTACGTGTGCATTGCAGCCAAGATTGACAGGAAAGGCTACTGCCAAG GTGACGAGATCTGCATCAATGCCCAATTCCAGAACAGCTGCTCGAGGATTATCGTGCCCAAAGCTGCCATTTTGGCCAAGCAGACTTACCGGGTCAATGGCAACACCAAAGTCTACAAGGAGAAGCTCAGCAGCGTCCGGGGAAACCATATCATCTCGGGAAGGTCAGATTCCTGGTGCGGCAAGTGCCTCCAGGTACCAAAGGTGAAGCCGTCAATCAAGTGCAACCTCATCTGCTTGGAGTATTCGCTTCTG ATTTATGTCCATATTCCCGGAAGCAAGAAGCTAATCCTGGACCTGCCCTTGGTCATCGGTACCATCCCATTCAGCGGCATGGACAGTCGCTCGTCCAGCCTGGCCAGCGACTGCAGCGTTAGCAGCAGCACCATGAGCTGGCCCCACATGGAGTTTCCGGAGTCCATGTCAA GTTCGTCTTCCATGGACAACCACCGGATGgaatgccccaccacccccctgCTCGACGAGTGTGATGAAATCCCACAGAGCCCCATCTTCATGAAGTATCCATTCAACTACTCGCCGGCCTGCAGAGAG CAGGTTGATGAGAATGGGAACAATGAGCTGGTGGTGCAGTGA
- the LOC138764432 gene encoding thioredoxin-interacting protein-like isoform X2, with product MGVTKHLLDSFEVHFSGSPRSYVAGDKVAGRLEVRPARQLRVTAVRVVALGYARAELSKGSQPLRQQQEYLRYRDTLQADGELPTDGPVLLQPGKMYTYSFSFQLPEGPLPPSFKGKYGGVCYLVTACIDQEKTPTLEVSKNFEVMESIDVNTPMLLSPVSGSNKKNLTCFFLSDGYVCIAAKIDRKGYCQGDEICINAQFQNSCSRIIVPKAAILAKQTYRVNGNTKVYKEKLSSVRGNHIISGRSDSWCGKCLQVPKVKPSIKCNLICLEYSLLIYVHIPGSKKLILDLPLVIGTIPFSGMDSRSSSLASDCSVSSSTMSWPHMEFPESMSSSSSMDNHRMECPTTPLLDECDEIPQSPIFMKYPFNYSPACREVDENGNNELVVQ from the exons ATGGGAGTCACCAAGCACCTGCTCGACTCGTTTGAGGTGCACTTCAGCGGCTCGCCGCGCAGCTACGTGGCCGGCGACAAGGTGGCTGGCCGGTTGGAGGTGCGGCCCGCCCGCCAACTGCGGGTCACCGCCGTGCGCGTCGTGGCCTTGGGGTACGCCCGCGCCGAGCTGAGCAAAGGCTCGCAGCCGCTCCGCCAGCAGCAGGAGTACCTGCGCTACCGGGACACGCTGCAGGCCGATGGGGAGCTGCCGACAG ATGGCCCAGTGCTCCTCCAACCAGGGAAGATGTACACGTACAGTTTCAGCTTCCAGTTGCCTGAAGG GCCCCTTCCTCCATCGTTCAAAGGGAAATACGGTGGGGTGTGCTACTTGGTCACAGCCTGCATCGACCAGGAGAAGACCCCGACTTTGGAAGTCAGCAAGAACTTTGAGGTGATGGAGTCCATTGACGTTAACACACCAATGCTACTG TCGCCTGTTAGTGGTTCCAACAAGAAGAACCTGACTTGTTTCTTCCTTTCCGATGGCTACGTGTGCATTGCAGCCAAGATTGACAGGAAAGGCTACTGCCAAG GTGACGAGATCTGCATCAATGCCCAATTCCAGAACAGCTGCTCGAGGATTATCGTGCCCAAAGCTGCCATTTTGGCCAAGCAGACTTACCGGGTCAATGGCAACACCAAAGTCTACAAGGAGAAGCTCAGCAGCGTCCGGGGAAACCATATCATCTCGGGAAGGTCAGATTCCTGGTGCGGCAAGTGCCTCCAGGTACCAAAGGTGAAGCCGTCAATCAAGTGCAACCTCATCTGCTTGGAGTATTCGCTTCTG ATTTATGTCCATATTCCCGGAAGCAAGAAGCTAATCCTGGACCTGCCCTTGGTCATCGGTACCATCCCATTCAGCGGCATGGACAGTCGCTCGTCCAGCCTGGCCAGCGACTGCAGCGTTAGCAGCAGCACCATGAGCTGGCCCCACATGGAGTTTCCGGAGTCCATGTCAA GTTCGTCTTCCATGGACAACCACCGGATGgaatgccccaccacccccctgCTCGACGAGTGTGATGAAATCCCACAGAGCCCCATCTTCATGAAGTATCCATTCAACTACTCGCCGGCCTGCAGAGAG GTTGATGAGAATGGGAACAATGAGCTGGTGGTGCAGTGA